From Pseudochaenichthys georgianus chromosome 11, fPseGeo1.2, whole genome shotgun sequence, a single genomic window includes:
- the azin1b gene encoding antizyme inhibitor 1b, with protein sequence MKGLADNHSYIVELLEGGATLENVIDGHICEQALVEKSAFVVGDLGALMRKHVCWQSAVPRLQPYYPVKCNRSPAVIEVLASLGLGFVCANKTEVSLVLEQGVPPESIILSGVCKQLTLIKYAAKNNVQHLVCENEAELSKISRLHPSAKLLLQLTTEAHAAETSMAFGFSLKSCRHLLEAAKDLGVQVVGVTFHIPSSCQDLQQAYTHALSDARCVFDMGADLGFNMNILDIGGGFTGLEFQLQQVESAVRPLLDAYFPPMSGVQVLAQPGRFYVASAFSLAVSVIGKKVETRHWDRLTQGVSHEDTEFRYYMNEGVYGPFSHKLLGKSIAVPSVHKHALCAEEGVFPSSLWGPTLDQLDQVVERCLLPELNVGDWLCFSNMGVCGLEEFSCLSNTPELPVYYTVSTCDWYEMQEAGVTLDSAMKNFSLVEYSA encoded by the exons ATGAAAGGACTTGCTGACAATCACAGCTACATCGTTGAACTCCTGGAGGGAGGAGCGACCCTTGAAAATGTTATTGACGGACACATCTGTGAGCAGGCTCTG GTGGAGAAGAGTGCGTTTGTGGTGGGTGACCTCGGTGCCCTGATGAGGAAGCATGTGTGCTGGCAGAGTGCGGTGCCCCGGCTCCAGCCCTACTACCCAGTCAAGTGCAACCGCAGCCCAGCAGTCATCGAGGTGTTGGCCTCTTTGGGCCTGGGCTTCGTTTGTGCTAACAAG ACTGAAGTGAGCCTGGTGCTGGAGCAGGGCGTACCCCCAGAAAGCATCATCCTATCAGGCGTCTGCAAGCAGCTGACACTCATCAAGTACGCTGCCAAGAACAACGTCCAGCATCTTGTGTGTGAAAACGAGGCAGAGTTGTCCAAGATTTCCCGCCTGCACCCGAGTGCAAA GTTGCTGCTGCAGTTGACCACTGAGGCCCACGCGGCTGAGACCAGCATGGCCTTTGGCTTCTCTCTGAAGAGCTGCCGGCACCTGCTGGAAGCCGCTAAGGACCTTGGAGTCCAGGTGGTGGGGGTGACCTTCCACATCCCCAGCTCCTGCCAGGACCTGCAGCAGGCCTACACCCACGCTCTGTCAGATGCCCGCTGTGTGTTTGACATGGGG GCGGATCTGGGCTTCAACATGAACATCCTGGACATTGGTGGTGGATTTACTGGCTTAGAGTTTCAGCTTCAACAG GTTGAGTCTGCAGTCAGGCCGCTCCTCGATGCTTACTTCCCCCCCATGTCCGGAGTGCAAGTGTTGGCTCAGCCGGGCAGGTTCTACGTGGCCTCAGCTTTCAGCTTGGCTGTCAGCGTGATCGGCAAAAAGGTGGAGACCCGCCACTGGGACAGACTCACTCAAG GTGTGAGCCACGAAGACACCGAGTTCCGGTACTACATGAATGAGGGTGTTTATGGCCCATTCAGCCACAAGCTGCTGGGGAAGTCCATCGCTGTCCCGTCAGTGCACAAG CATGCGCTGTGCGCTGAGGAGGGAGTGTTTCCCAGCAGCCTGTGGGGCCCGACCCTGGATCAGCTGGACCAGGTGGTGGAGCGCTGCCTGCTGCCTGAGCTCAATGTGGGAGACTGGCTCTGCTTCTCCAACATGGGAGTGTGTGGCCTGGAGGAGTTCAGCTGCCTCTCCAACACCCCCGAGCTGCCCGTCTACTACACCGTCTCCACCTGTGACTG GTACGAAATGCAGGAGGCCGGTGTGACACTGGACAGCGCCATGAAGAATTTCTCCCTGGTCGAGTACAGTGCGTAA
- the atp6v1c1b gene encoding V-type proton ATPase subunit C 1-B yields MTEFWLISAPGEKTCQQTWDKLMVATTRTNNLSVNNKFNIPDLKVGTLDVLVGLSDELAKLDTFVESVVRKVAQYMADVLEDSRDKVQENLLANGVDLVTYITRFQWDMAKYPIKQSLKNISEIIAKQASQIDNDLKARASAYNNLKGNLQNLERKNAGSLLTRSLADIAKKDDFVLDSEYLITMLVVVPKTGYGDWQKTYESLSEMVVPRSTKLLFEDNDSGLFSVTLFRKAIDDFKHKARENKFTVRDFQYNEEEMKADKEEMTRLSTDKKKQFGPLVRWLKVNFSEAFIAWIHIKALRVFVESVLRYGLPVNFQAMLLQPNKKNMKKLREVLNELYKHLDSSAAIIDAVMDIPGLNLSQQEYYPYVYYKLDCNLLDFKV; encoded by the exons ATGACTGAATTCTGGTTGATCTCTGCTCCGGGGGAGAAGACGTGCCAGCAGACCTGGGACAAGCTGATGGTGGCCACCACACGCACCAACAACCTCTCCGTTAACAACAAGTTCAACATCCCTGATCTCAAG GTGGGAACTCTAGATGTCTTAGTGGGCCTGTCAGATGAGCTGGCTAAACTAGACACTTTTGTGGAAAG TGTGGTGAGGAAGGTCGCTCAGTACATGGCCGATGTCCTGGAGGACAGCCGCGACAAAGTCCAGGAAAACCTGCTTGCTAATGGAG TGGACCTGGTCACCTATATCACCAGATTTCAGTGGGACATGGCTAAGTATCCAATCAAACAGTCGCTGAAAAACATCTCTGAGATCATCGCCAAG CAAGCCTCTCAGATAGACAATGAcctgaaggccagagcttcagcctaCAACAACCTGAAGGGAAACCTGCAAAACCTGGAGCGGAAGAATGC GGGGAGCTTGTTGACCAGGAGTCTGGCTGACATAGCGAAGAAAGATGACTTTGTGCTGGACTCGGAGTACCTGATTACCATGCTGGTGGTTGTCCCAAA GACCGGATATGGAGACTGGCAGAAGACGTATGAAAGCCTGTCAGAGATGGTGGTGCCACGCTCCACAAA GCTGCTGTTTGAAGACAACGACAGCGGCCTGTTCAGTGTCACTCTCTTCAGGAAGGCTATCGATGACTTCAAGCACAAGGCCAGGGAAAACAA GTTTACGGTTCGTGATTTCCAGTACaatgaggaggagatgaaggccgACAAAGAAGAGATGACACGGCTGTCCACTGACAAGAAGAAACAGTTT GGGCCTCTGGTACGATGGCTGAAAGTGAATTTCAGCGAAGCCTTCATTGCATGGATTCACATAAAAGCCCTGCGTGTGTTTGTGGAGTCCGTATTAAG ATATGGGCTGCCCGTGAACTTTCAGGCCATGCTGCTCCAGCCCAACAAGAAGAACATGAAGAAACTGAGAGAGGTGCTCAATGAACTGTACAAACACCTGGACAGCAGCGCCGCCATCATCGAT GCTGTCATGGACATCCCCGGGCTGAACCTGAGTCAGCAGGAGTACTACCCCTACGTTTACTACAAGCTCGACTGCAACTTGCTGGACTTCAAAGTCTAG